The Styela clava chromosome 11, kaStyClav1.hap1.2, whole genome shotgun sequence genome includes the window GCCATATGATCTACTAATGGTCATTTCCGATAGATCAAGGAAAGGGAAATCCCGTAAGCAAAGAaatgaagaattgaaaaaaaaaaaaaaaaaagccgaAGCGTCCTTGCTTATATTGTGGGAAACTACGAAGCCAGTTAACACGTCATTTGAGAATGCGTCATAAACATGAGGAAAGGGTAAAATTGGCAATGTCTTTGCCAAAACATTTACAAGCCTTTAAATTTGAGAAAATGCGAAAGGATGGTATGTTTGGGCATAATATGAAGATGTTGAGGGGAAAAAAAACCTTATTGTGTGAAAGAGGCCAGATGGAAGATGGAGTCAAAATATGTACTCAGTGTAAAGCTTTTGTGCGCAGAAGATATTTTTTTAGTCATTCAAAAAATTGTGGGAAAAAAAATGGTATACAGGGAACAAAAGGGTTAGCTGCAACATTGATTAATAATGATACAGATGGGTTGGAATTCACTGATTTGCTATCGAGGTTCAGCGGTGATAGGATTGGTAAATTCTGTCAGGAAAATGATGTAATTAAACTGATTGGAAGAAGCCAGTTCAATAAACATAAGCGAAAAAAAGACAAACTGGCTGAATCTCGAAAGGCAGTTATGTGTAAAATGCGTACACTTGCTAATCTATACTTCCATTTTATATCTTTTACAAATGATAAAACTCTGCCAATTGAAGAGATGTTTCGCAGGCAGAATTTCCCTGCTTTAGAAGAGGCTATACAATCAATGACAACCCATGGAGATGGAACACTTAAGGCTGGTCTTAAAGTGAGTGtaggaaatttgctcaaattgTCTGCGAAGGTCGTCAAGGGAAGTTATTTAATTGG containing:
- the LOC144429874 gene encoding uncharacterized protein LOC144429874 gives rise to the protein MRHKHEERVKLAMSLPKHLQAFKFEKMRKDGMFGHNMKMLRGKKTLLCERGQMEDGVKICTQCKAFVRRRYFFSHSKNCGKKNGIQGTKGLAATLINNDTDGLEFTDLLSRFSGDRIGKFCQENDVIKLIGRSQFNKHKRKKDKLAESRKAVMCKMRTLANLYFHFISFTNDKTLPIEEMFRRQNFPALEEAIQSMTTHGDGTLKAGLKVSVGNLLKLSAKVVKGSYLIGDDDSSADLIDKFVDVLELKWISIFGDAEYLLLQNRNHKQRYPGKLPDEDAVKKIRNYTVDKLQQIVNNQYDFFCPETFVFIRDLTVSRLTLFNARRGGEPCRLQMSDWCDAKTEKWIDSQRAKYVNDAEKKLLSTFKIMYQGGKGTNRMVPVLVPPDCDSALDIYACKLRNSKGF